A window of the Chanodichthys erythropterus isolate Z2021 chromosome 21, ASM2448905v1, whole genome shotgun sequence genome harbors these coding sequences:
- the or90b1 gene encoding odorant receptor 137-2 codes for MNSTMYLYSVQERFSDAFAKNFTVVLLAVIILSINGVFVLTFFRSSIFYNDPRYILYIHLVINDMLMVFISVILSVMAYLWQNVPLPFCVILLIIASTTHKNTPLTLAGMAVERYIAICKPLHHHQICTVRRTYILITLIWGVGVLPGLADLILLSIVRPLSVSLTATSCGASILYSSPYHEVQSRFMNGLYSSVVWVILVFTYCRVLIAARKATTDKSSAKKAQSTILLHGAQLLLCMLSYITAVIDKMFVPLAPVDRARLTFLNYLLTNILPRLLTPLIYGVRDKHFYKHMKALFSCRLCIVKVESIKE; via the coding sequence ATGAACTCTACGATGTATCTATATAGTGTCCAAGAAAGATTTTCTGATGCTTTCGCAAAAAATTTCACCGTTGTTCTTCTTGCTGTCATAATTCTATCCATAAATGGAGTGTTTGTATTGACATTTTTTAGGAGTTCAATTTTCTACAATGATCCAagatacatattatatattcacTTGGTTATCAATGATATGCTCATGGTTTTTATCAGTGTAATTCTTTCTGTGATGGCTTATTTATGGCAAAATGTACCTCTTCCATTCTGTGTTATACTGCTAATAATAGCCTCAACAACTCATAAGAACACTCCTCTGACTTTGGCCGGTATGGCCGTTGAGCGTTACATCGCCATCTGCAAACCACTGCATCACCATCAGATTTGCACAGTGCGCAGGACCTACATCCTTATCACTCTGATATGGGGTGTAGGAGTTTTACCTGGTTTGGCTGACTTAATTCTGCTTTCAATTGTTCGTCCTTTATCTGTTTCTTTAACAGCTACTTCTTGTGGTGCATCAATTCTGTACAGTTCACCATACCATGAAGTACAGTCCAGATTTATGAATGGCCTTTACTCATCTGTTGTGTGGGTAATTCTTGTATTCACATATTGTCGAGTGCTGATTGCTGCCAGAAAGGCCACCACTGATAAATCCTCAGCAAAAAAGGCCCAGAGCACCATCCTGTTACATGGAGCACAGCTTTTGCTCTGTATGCTGTCCTACATTACTGCTGTCATAGACAAGATGTTTGTCCCACTTGCACCAGTTGATCGGGCAAGACTAACCTTTTTAAATTATCTTCTAACAAACATATTGCCACGACTGCTGACTCCCCTGATTTATGGTGTTCGCGATAAGCATTTTTACAAACACATGAAGGCACTTTTTTCATGCAGattatgcattgtaaaagtTGAATCAATCAAAGAATGA
- the LOC137010568 gene encoding odorant receptor 131-2-like, whose translation MNSTIWIVDSYEEALAKNIVIVCLALIINVINGMLVVTFFSNTMFSRDSRYILYIHLVINDMLMIFLSVILYVLSYASPLVNASVCCILVVLGATTFMITPLNLAGMAIERFIAICKPLHHSQICTPQRTYIFLCLLWVLGAIPSLSDIIILFSIQPISSFRSLVLCYPFSLFPYKAHQDRTTASQVIYMALVWIILIYTYCRVLFTARKAVSKGSANKARSTILLHGVQLLLCMLSYIAPVLDMIVTPFFPFHRTKITFFNYLITNIIPRLLSPLIYGVRDQKFVKQMKEYFTCKVIIVRIVPSKF comes from the coding sequence ATGAATTCAACGATCTGGATTGTGGATAGTTATGAAGAAGCTCTTGCTAAAAACATTGTGATTGTTTGCCTTGCTCTTATCATTAATGTCATTAACGGAATGTTagtagtgacttttttttctaatacaaTGTTTTCAAGAGACTCCagatacattttatacattcaCCTGGTAATCAATGACATGCTCATGATATTTCTATCAGTGATTTTATATGTGTTGTCCTATGCTTCACCACTTGTAAATGCTTCAGTGTGTTGCATATTGGTGGTTCTTGGTGCAACCACCTTTATGATCACTCCTTTGAATCTGGCTGGTATGGCCATCGAAAGGTTCATTGCGATCTGTAAACCACTGCATCACTCTCAGATTTGCACTCCACAACGAACCTACATCTTTTTATGTTTGCTATGGGTTTTAGGAGCTATACCTTCTCTGTCAgatatcattattttattttcaattcagcccaTATCTTCCTTCAGGTCTCTTGTACTTTGCTATCCATTCAGTTTGTTCCCTTATAAAGCCCACCAGGATCGCACCACTGCTTCACAAGTCATCTATATGGCTTTGGTGTGGATAATTCTCATTTATACTTATTGCAGAGTCCTGTTCACTGCCAGAAAGGCAGTTTCAAAGGGTTCAGCTAATAAGGCTCGGAGTACTATACTGTTGCATGGTGTCCAGTTACTTCTTTGTATGCTTTCCTATATCGCTCCTGTTTTGGATATGATTGTCACTCCTTTCTTTCCTTTTCACAGAACTAAGATCACTTTCTTTAATTATCTAATCACAAATATTATACCAAGATTACTAAGTCCTTTGATATATGGTGTCCGAGACCAGAAGTTTGTGAAGCAAATGAAGGAATACTTTACTTGTAAAGTTATTATTGTAAGGATTGTGCCAtcaaaattttga